CATTCATGATTTCCATCCAATAAACTTTCAAGCCAAAAATGATATTTTTCTGCAGTAAGTGGCCATGATGGCCACATTTTATTAGAAAATCGAAAGGCAATATCATCTGATAGTTTATAACTTTTAGGAAACAATTTTAGATTTGGTATTTCTGGATGATGAAAAATATGATGTGAATTCCAGCCATTTGGCAAATACGGTTCCCATCCTTCAACCAAACAAGCATGAAATCCAGCTTTTGCAACCATTTTGCCAATTCCATTAGAATAAATTAGCTCAGTATTGCGAAATGCTGTGGTTTCTCGATTAAAAATTTTTTTAATGAGTTTTTTTTGTGTCTCAATTTGCTTAAAAAACTCCTCTTCATCAAATAACGCGGCCAAACTGTGATGGGACGTTTCACATAATATTTCAGTATTGGGTAAAGACAGAATATCCTGATATAGCTCTAAAAGTTTTGGTGCGTAAAGACTACATTGTTCTAAAAATGTTCCTGTAATCGAAAACGTAACTTTAAAATTATTAGAGTGTCTTTTTAAAAGAGAAGCAATTAACAATCCAGCAGGCCAATAGCAATTTTTGGCAACTTTTTCAAAAATTGCTTTATTTGATGCGTCATTAAAATAATTTTTATGAGAACCAATATGCTGAATTCTAAAATCACTAATTCTAAATGGCTGGTGAACTTCAAAATAAAAGGATAGTGCAACCATTGAAAATTCCTTTCTTTAGGATTTGGGTATCTCACTATAAGCGGCAGTAAGGGTTTCAGCAGATTTTATCCAGGTACGTTGAGAAAGATCTTGTAAAGAATAGTCGATCATTTCTGATTTGATACAGTGATATTTTAATACACTTAGTATCCGATCGGCAATAAGATCTGTATCCCAAAAATCAACTTTTAAAACATGATTAAGAACTTCTGATACACCAGATTGTTTTGAAATAATGACTGGAATTTTTTGCGCAATAGCCTCTAAAGCAACAATACCAAAAGGCTCAGAAACACTTGGCATGACAAACACATCAGAATCAGCTAAAATATTTTTTACCTCATTAGAATTTAGAAACCCTGTAAAGTAAAAGTTTTTATCTAATTTTAATTCACTCACTAATTGTTTCATAGAAACCAATAAGTCACCAGAACCAACCACTTTAAACATTACATTTGAATTAAATTGTAAAACTTTTTTTGCTGCTTGAACAAAATAATAAGGCCCTTTTTGGTATGTTACCCGACCAACAAAGGTAACTATAGGTACTTTATTTTCAAGACTTAACAAGCTTTGTTTAAAATTATTAATTTCGTGTTTTGTATTATTTGCATTATAGACAACTTTGATTTTGCTATTTGGGATTTTAAAATTATTAACTATAATATTTTTTGTATAATTTGAGACTGCAATTATCATATCAGCAAGCTCAAGACCCATTTTTTCTATTTGTAAAATTTTTTCATTGTAATTTATTTCTCCTGAGCGATCTAGCTCTGTAGAATGAATATGAACAAATAAAGGAATATCTATCTTTTCTTTTACCATTTTTGCAGCAACAAATGTCATCCAATCGTTTGCGTGTATAACATGATAATCAGAATCTTGTTCGAATATATTTAAAGCCAACAAGCCTAAAATATAAGCTTTTTCTTGGTAAGAATCTTTATCTATAAATAATTTTCTAAATTCACTAACAAAATCTGAGATATTCATGTTTTTATATAAACTATTAACATATTTTAAAAATTTTTTTTTGATTACTTTTTTATGACCTTCGCTAAATTCTATCTGTTTATTAGAATAATCATAATGAGAATTAAATAATAAATCTTTATAGTTTTCATTTATTTCAGACATTAATCTTTCTGATTCATAACGCGATTTTTTATTTCCCAAACTATTGCTGAAATTATTAAATAATTTTTTTCGCATAATAAATGGATTTTCTGGACTCACAATTTTTAAGCCTTTAGGCAAGGTAACTTTTACAGGAAAATGAGGCAAAACTAAAGTAACTTCATGACCCACTTCTAAAAGACCTTTAACGATTCCTTCCGTTGCAGTGCCTAAACCACCTGAAATTATGGGAGGATACTCCCAACCTAGCATTAATATTTTCATGAATTCACCGTAAAAAATAAAATTCAAAATAACTATAAATCTTTATCTGGCAACTAAATTTAAATCTAAATGTTCTGGAAAAATTGTTGGATTAGGACAAACTCGAATTGTATATGTTCTAATTTCAGGGTTCACTGTTTCTAAATCAATGGCGTAAATAAATATTTTATGTGATAAATCAGACTCCATAAATTTAAGTTGAAAATCTCTTTTTTCAAATAATGTGCCATTATTATCAGAGTTTTCTAATATTAATGAAATTTCTAACCAATTATCTGGAAATGGAGAATGAATTTCTATTTGCAATGTTACCTTTTCTCCAACAATTACAGTATCAGATGGTTTGATTTCTGTTCTTGAGATTTCAACTTCAGACCATTTTTCTTTTAATAAATTTAAGTTTTGAATATGAGTTTTTAATGACTGTTTTTGGCTGTCAGAATCTATCGACCAATTTTCATAAAATTTGTTAGCAGGCAAATAACTTGTGTGAACGTATTCCAATAACATTCTTTGCGCACTAAATTGTGGAGTTAAAGTCGCAATTGATTTTTTCATTTTAGAAATCCACTGCTGTGGAATTTTTGCGCTATAATAAAGAGGAATAATTTCTTTTTCAAGTAAGTCGTATAGATGATTTGCATCATGTTCATCGCGAGACTGATCGCTTAAAGCTTCGTTGCGCGAACCAATACACCAACCCAGATCAGGCGTATAGGCCTCATCCCACCAGCCATCAAGAATAGAAAAATTGAGTCCCCCATTTATGGCAATTTTCATTCCACTTGTTCCCGATGCTTCTAACATTCTAATTGGGGTATTTAACCAAATATCGACCCCTCGAACCAACTTTAAAGCTATGTGCATGTCGTAGTTTTCAAGAAATACAACGCGGCTTTGTAAGTTTTCTTTATTTATTGATTCGACAACCCTTTGAATTATTTCTTTTCCTAAAGTATCTTGAGGATGTGCTTTACCAGCAATAATAAGTTGCACTGGTTTTTCTGAATTTAAAATAATTTTCTTTAATCTATTTATATTTTTAAAAATCAAATGACCGCGCTTATAGCTAGCAAATCTTCTTGCAAAACCTATTGTTAAATATTCTGCATCTAAATTTGATTTAGAAATCGAAGAGATAAGTCTACTTTTTCTTGTAATATGTGCATTCCACAACTCAATATTAGGAATATTTTCTACTCTTTTCCAAATTACCGGATCAGTTAATTTTGCATCCCATCCTTTTCCTAAATAAAAATCAAATAACTCAACAAATTCGTTGCATAACCAAGTACGAGTATGCACACCATTTGTGATTCCTTTAATTGGTATTTCATGCTCAAGTAAATTTGGCCAAAGCGGTTTCCAAATTTTTTTTGATACCATTTTATGCAATTGGCTTACCCCATTACGATGTCCGCTTGTCCGCAACGCAAAAACGGGCATAGAAAACTCTGAACTATTTTCTGGAGAACGGCCTAAATTATAAAACTCAACTTCAGGAATACCATAAGTTAACTGTGTACTGCCTAAATACTTTTCAAGCATCTGCATTGAAAAAACATCATTTCCCGCAGGAACTGGCGTATGCACCGTAAACACCTGAGTTCCTTTAATTGCGACAAGCGCTTCGTTCCAACTCAAACCATTTTGTACATACTGCGAAATACGCGCTAAGGTTAAAAAAGCAGAGTGCCCCTCATTGAGATGATATACGGTAGGTTTAATATTCATTTTTGTTAGCGCTTTGACCCCACCAATCCCTAACACAATTTCTTGTTGAATACGTGTTTCATGACCTCCCGCATAAAGCCTTGCGGTGATACGCCTAATGTCTAAAGGATTATCTGGTACGTTAGTGTCTAATAAATATAAAGGGACACGACCAACATTTAGTTTCCAAATTTGGCAAAATACTTTTGCGCCTGCAATTTCAACATCAATCATTAATGGTTTGTTTGTTGCTTCGGTAACAAGTTGCATTGGCAAATAAAAAGGGTCATTCATATCATAATTTTCGTTTTGCCATCCTGCTTCATTTAGACTTTGTCTAAAGTAACCTTCTTGATAAAAAAGCCCAACTCCAATCAACGGAAGCGAAAGATCACTTGCTGTTTTAAGATGATCTCCAGAAAGAATTCCCAAGCCTCCAGAATATAAAAAAATACTTTCGTGAAGGCCAAACTCCATAGAAAAATATGCAATTGTACTATCTTTAAAATTGGGGTGAGATTTTGTAATTCCATGTTCTAAGTAATTTTTAAACTCAGAAATAACCTCATCCAAGTGCTCTAAAAACCCACTGTCTTCTTTTAAACTTTCCCAAGTAGAAGAAGGCAATGTGTTGAGTAATTTTAAAGGGCACGGACCACTTGCTTCATATTTTTGTGGGTTTATTCGGCGGAATAAATTAATGGCATTGATATTCCATGACCACCAAACATTTCTAGCAAGGTCCCACAAAGGCTCCAAATTTTTGGGTAGTGACGATCTAATATGGAGTTGAATAGTCCGCATTGTTACTCCCGATCAATTTTTATCAAAGAATACTGGCTTGAATTTTGACGAATTGCAACAATATCAATTTTAAATTTTTAAAAATAGAATTTTATTTAAAAGCAAAAATTTTATAAAGTAACTATTTAGTTATAATACAGTCCAGTAAAAATTCTTGTTAGCCATAGCTGAGTTGAAAGGTTCATAACCTCATTATCTTTCCAATCACTAATTTGTAATAAAATTGCTTTTGCAATTGTTAGAAAAGAAGGCTCGTTCTTAAGACGCTCATTAGTTACAGAAATAATGATATCTTGTAATAAATTTGCTGGATATTCTTTTGCAAGTTTTTCTGATACATCTATAGTTTTTTTTAAATTTTTAATTGAAATTTCTTTTGTGTTTTCTAAACACAAAAACGGATCTGTTAATTTAATATTATTAATTTGGGACTTTATATTTTCTAAATCTTGCTGCAAAACTTCAAGCATAAAATTTGTTTGAGGAAGATCAGGGAATTGAAGAAACACTTTTTGGCAGCGACTGATTATCGTAGGAAGCATGGAGTTTTTATTTTTTGTTGTTAACACAAAAATAGTTTTAGCCTGAGGTTCTTCTAAAGCTTTTAACAATGCATTTGCAGAATTTGCGTTCATTCTTTCGCAATTTTCAATAAAAATTAACCTACGCATTCCTTCGGTGGGTTGATAATAGATAAGCTCTTTTATTTTTTCGAGATCTTCGATCCGTAACGTTTTTCGTTGCCTATCTGCAATAAAAATATCTTGATGACTTGCTGCAATCTCAAAAATAGAAGCGCTCGAATTTTGAAATAATTCAATTCCACAAAGTTCTTTAACAAGTGTTGCAAAATACTGTTCTGGAAACCCAGCTCCATCAAACTGTTTTGAAATCAGCAAAAGTGCATGATGTCTATAAAACTTTATGTTTGCCACAAATTCAGCAAATGAGCTCATAGATTGATCCCCAAATGTTGCGCAACCGCAGATTGAATCACGTCAAACACCTGTTCAATTGAAGCATTGGCATCAACAAGAATGCGATGCGGCACTTTTCCACTTGGATACGCATAAGGAGTATCAAATACTGTAAAATAACCTTTATGAATAGCAGCGTGAACGCTCTCATCGTAAGAGTCGAGTCTATCTGAAACACGACTTTTTTCTTTGTGAATTCTTGCAAGTGAGTTTTCAAGGGTTGCTGTAAAAACAAAGGTGAGATCAGGACATATCTCATCTAAAACAACTCCAAGAATATCATCAACAACTTGCTTAGAAACTCCACCTACAATATTTTGATATACATATGTGCTATCGACAAAACGATCACACAAAACAATAGTTCCCTTATTGAGCTCTGGTTTAATGAGTTTTTGAATATGTTGGTGGCGCGCTGCAGCAATGAGCAATAGTTCCGTCAAAGGCAACGGCGCATCACTGTGTGCATCGATTGTTTTAAACAAACCACGAATATTTTCTGCAAACGGAGTGCCACCCGGTTCTCTCGTGCGACAGCACGCTTTGTGTTTGTGCTGTAACGCTTTAAAAAGACGATCTATCTGGGTACTTTTTCCTACCCCTTCTCCACCTTCAAATACAATAAACGCCATTTTATTTCCTAGTTGTTGGGCAATTATGACACGAGTCGTTATTGTTTATGCCGCTTCATAACTTAGTTAACACAGAAAGCAACCGAAATGAAAAGGAGTGAGACGATGATTTTTTGAGAGGAAGAAGCCATGGACGATCTGGAACTCGATTTAACAGGGGTTTCGGCATATTCAGATGTTTCTCATGCTCGGGACAGAGAACTCTGGCGTGGCTTTTTAAGCTACGCCTTACCAATTGTGATGGCTTTTGATCGCACAAATCTAGAAAAAGATCTCGCGGATGCTGTTGTGTACTCATTTGAAGAACTCACCGCAAAAACCTCTCACAATGCATCCAACCACGAAATTTTACGCTATATTTCGAGTCTCTTAGCAAAAGAAATTGGAGTTCCACCAGAATTTGCTCTTGCCTCCTTTTATGAAGGCGAGTCGCCAACAAAGCTCTATAAAATTAAATATAAAAATTTTAAAAAAAAGAAAAAAGCGAGCCTAGAAGACAGAATGATAGGCGACTGGCTTGCAAACTTAGCCAAAGTTCAAGAAGATAAAAAGTTTATCCATAAAGTTGAAACCTGGAAAACGTGGCTTGCAAGCTACCCATTTGCCAAAACGGGTTGAGAGTTAGAATTAAATATAAAACTTTATATTTAACATAATTAAATTATTTTATAAATAGATGTTTCTTATTATTGAAGGTCTTTTTTGTATTAATAAATTTTTTAATTTATTTGTAATAAAAATAAAATTCTTTAATATTATAAGTATAAATTATATAATAGTAAATTAATTATTAATAAGTTATTAGAGATTAAATATTCTTCAAAATTTGACATTCTATTAATAAACTTTAATAATAAATTTGAAGAAAAAATTTTTAGTGTTGAGATTTTTTGCAACGTCAGATCAAAATACCTGATAGTGAATGAATTTCAAAATTTATTATTTAAATCTTAAGGATATTAGAAAAAATGTTGGAATATGAAACATTACTCTTAAAAAAACAAATTGAAGAAAAAATTTTTGCACTACGAAAAAAATCTAATAAATTTAATGATTTATACAACTTTATAAATACTAATCCACAAAAAATTACTATTTTACAATCGGATAATATATCATTTGATTGTTACTCAAATAAAATTTTATACGATAAAAATCTCACTTTATTTTATTACACCGATCAATTTATTAACAAACAATTTTTTGGATCTAATAATGTAGTAAATAAAGTTTGTGTAGAAATGCGGCCTGAATTATCTTTGGTTCATGAGATTGCACATGCTGCACAATATTTATCAAATAAAGATAAATATTTAAAAATGATTGAATGGTCTGCATCACCAGTTAGAAAATTATCTTCTAGATTAGAAAAGTCGAGAGTAGACATCAAAAATATTTTAATAACTAAATTAAGGGAGGATGAAATTAAAATATTTGATAATATAAACACAGACAGTGTATTAAAAAAATTTGTAAAATCATGGCCTCAAGATGCAAAAAATATTTTTATTAATACTCAAATTTCACGTAAAGAAGCGTACCATGAAGGATATCATTCTACGTTCAAATTAGAAGAAAAAACATCAAAATTTTCTGGCACTACAAAAAATATCAAATTTGATCGTATTCCTCTAAAATATGGAAATTTTCATATTAGTAATTGTGGTTGTTTTGATAGAGCAATTGAATACGATAATTTAGAGTTTTATGAATGGCCGATTTTTGAAGAATTAAATATACCGAAACGGCCATATTATTTAAGCCTACAAGCGACTAAATCAGATGCAGATGCTGTTTATCAATTTATTAGAAAAAAAACTACAAGACAAATATTTAAGCGCTGGATTTTATCTTTTAAAAAATAAATTTTAGAATTGGGTTTAGGTTGGCGCAGGACGCTGCGCTCCAACCGGAATTTTCTTACATTTATGAGAGGTGAGCCTCACCGAATTTGGGCGTTTAAACCTGCTGCTATTAATAAAAAAAACCCCAGTTTTATTTTATAAACTGGGGATTCTTTGGGCTAGGTTGGATTAATAACGAGGCGGGCGTCCTTGGCGTTCACCACGATGTCCACCACCAAATCCACCGCGGTTATTGCGTGGCTCTGGAGGACGAGCTGGATTTACAACCATTGGACGGTTGTTAAGCTCACTGCCATTAAACATTTTGATTGCTTCATCAGCAGCCTCTTTTGATTCCATTTCGACAAAACAAAAGCCTTTAAAACGGCCAGTTTCGCGATCCATAACAGCACGAACAGAAACGACTTTACCAGCCTTTTCAAAAAGGCTAGCAATATCATTTTCTGTTGCTGAAAAAGGCAAATTGCCTACATATAACTTCACAGGATCTCCAGTTGAATTGTACACGTGCCGATCAAACACAAAAGCCCCATGCCACGCGTTGTATCGAACATTATAAACTTTGAGACATTCGGTGGCTCTGAAATCATTCATGACTCACGGAGTATGCTCACCCTCTAGTGTTTCATGGAATGTGCTCAGTTGCAAGTGAAAAATGTTGCACTGATAAAATTTAGTAAAAACATAATATTAAACAGTTTACCCTATAACACCCAAACCACAAATTGCACAAAAATTATTCAATTCTATTAACATAAAATCCAATCATAACAATACATTTAGTGATAATCAGCCTCTCTCAAACGCCTTAAAACTCAAACTCCAAACAACTGACGTCTTGAGATAAAACATTTGCCAAAAACGATTTTGCCTCTGGCAAAATATGATGCGTAAAAAACTTCGCTGTTTTGATTTTATTGTTGTAAAATCGCTTATCTGCAGCAGAAAGCTTATTTTCGGCTAATTTTTCTAATGCTAAGGCAGCTTGCTCCAACAGCATTCCACACACTATCGTATGGCCAAATGCCATTAAAAACGGATATGCGTTTACGACAGCAGCATGTTTATTCCCTTTTTTTGCCACTTCGCCCATGTGCTTGGCTGCAGCACCAATACTCATTAAAGATTCGCCAAACACAGCAAGATCTTTTGCAATTTCTTTTTTCTTTTTATGACTTTCTATCACTTTCCCTTGCTTTTCGAGCCATGCCATAAAAATTGCGCCTTCTTCCATTCTCATTTTTCGTCCAATAAGATCAAGCGCTTGAATGCCGTTTGTGCCCTCATAAATTGACGTGATTTTAGAATCACGCAATAATTGCTCAACGGGATAATCTTTTGTAAAGCCATACCCGCCATATGTTTGAATTGATTGCACAATGGAATAAAAGCCCATGTCAGTGCACCACGCTTTCATCACTGGCGTTAAAAGTTCTAAAAACCCGTGGGCTATTTTTTGTTGTGCTTTGTCTGTTGCATGCAATGATTCATCATGCATAAGAGCAGTTGTGTAGCACAAAGCTCTCATACCTTCGACAAGACTCCTTTGCCGCAAAAGCATGCGTTTTACATCGGGATGATTGACAATTGCAATGCGATTGGAATTGGATCCATCTTTTTTAGCTGCAATATCAACACCCTGAATACGTTCTTTGGCATATTGTTCTGCATTTAAAAATGCGACGGATGCCTGCCCCAAGCCCTGTAAACCCACGCCAATTCGCGCTTCATTCATCATCAAAAACATATACGTAATACCTTGGTTTTCTTTGCCAATTAAAAAACCTTGGCAGGCATTGTTATCACCAAAACCCATTAAACATGTAGAGTTGCCATGAATCCCCATTTTTTCTTCGAGCGAAATACAGTACAAATCATTTTTTTCTTTAATGGCTCCCGTATTTTTATCAAAACGAAACTTTGGCACTAAAAATAAACTCACACCCTCAATACCAGCTGGCGCCCCTTCAATTCGGGCTAAAACCAAATGTAAAATATTTTCGGCAAAATCATTGTCCCCACCAGAAATCCATTGCTTTACGCCCTTAATCAAAAAACTGCCATCAGCATTGCGTTTTGCGGTAGAACGCAAATCACCCACAGCACTTCCAGCAGAGGGTTCTGTAAGACACATTGTACCCGTCCACGATCCCGAAGCGATTTTAGGAATGCAGGTTTTTTTCATCCAATCTTCGCCAAACTGCAAAATCACATGGGAAGCCGATTTTGTTAAACCTGGATACATTGTAAAAGCTTGATTTGCGCTCGAAAAGATTTCCATAAAAACTGAAGCAATCACACCAGGAGCTTGCAATCCTCCTGCTTCGGCTGGGTCTGCAAGGGTTAAAAAACCATTTTCTACAAAATGTTTATAAGCGTCTTGAGTTCCTGGAGGCGTGGTCACTGCTTTTGTTTCTTTATTGTGCACACAACCAACCCGATCTCCCACTTTATTTAAAGGACCAAGATGTTGTTGGCACAGAGTTATTGCAGAGGTTAGCATTTCTGTCATCGATTCAATTGAGTGATCAGAATAATATGGCAAATCAAATAATTTTTGAATTTTTAAGTATTCAAATAAAACAAACTCAATCTCACGTCTATCAACCATAAAAGAACTCGTTCCTGCAGCCATTCCCTTTCTCCTTATGGAATATCTTTAATTTTAAATGCCATTAAACGATGTAAAAATCTATTGTATCTCGCTATCAGTCGCCACCCATTTGTCATCAACTTCATCCAATATCAATGAAGCAAACTGAGATGAATACTCAGTATCCGACTTTAAGGAGGCGAAATCAGAATCTAAACGTGCAAGTTCAACTAATTTTTTATCCTCATTGAGTGCAAGTTTCAAGTTTTCTAAGGCTTCTCTTTTTCGTCCTAACAAAGCAAGCATGCACGCTTTATTATACAGGTAAATAGGATTATTTGCGTTTAACTTTAAAGCACTTTCAAAATCACGTAAAGCATTTTCATAATATTTTATTTTATAATAAGTAAGAGCTCTCTCTGCATACAGATCATCTTTTGAATTATCGAGCACTATTGCTTTTGTATACATCTCTATCGACTCATCAAATTTTTTATCATTTCTAAACATCTCAGCAAAAATAATATAAGGCAATAAATAACTTGGTTCTTCTTTGGTTAAGTATTTTAATGATTTGTCAAGAATTTGCATTGCATCTATTTTTTTATATTCTGAAACCAACGAGCTATAAAATTTTTTATTATCATAACTTGTTTGCGCAGAATATAATGCAGCGATTGCGGCGTCTGATTTATTATTATTTTTATAATTTGCCATTGAAATATGCGCATACACCAAAGAATACGCTGAGGGAGAAATGTATTGTCTTTTAGATAACGCTTCTAAAAGTTTATCTAAATTTGACAAGGAAAAATTATATTTATTTTGGATTGTATATTGCAACACAGCAAGCTGTAACCTTGATTCAATATCGTTACCTAAAGCAATTGCTTTTTCAAATGCTAATGTTGCCTCATGATAATTTTTAACACCCACATAGGACAATGCTGTTCTATGCCACAACCATCTATCGGGGTGTTTTTTGGCAAACTCTTTTAATGCAAACGCTGCTTTTCCAGGAATCTCAGATTTTGCAAGAGCAATGGCTGCATAATGAGAAATATCATCCATGTTTGCGCCCTTACGAATAGCTTCTTCTATATTTTTTAACGCTTCTTTAGGATTTTTTTCAGAATAAATTCTTCCTTTTTCGACGAGAGAATCCATATGCTCTGGATACTTTCCAAGCGTTTCAAGATACATATCCTCTGCAGCTTTGATATGACCCGAATAATAAAGAATATCTGCTTTTGCAAAACACGCGCGAGGTCTATTGGGCGCCATTTCATAAGCTTGAGTCACCAATTCAATACTTTTTTGCAATTCAAATGGATTTTTAGTTCCTTGTGCAACCTGTAGCTGAATGAGTTTTGCAAGCTCAATATAAGAATCAATATTGCCAGGGAATAAGCGAATACTTTCTATTAATAATTTTTCTGCATGAATTTGTTCGCCAGGAAGTGCATCAACAATAATTGCTTTGGCTTCGCGGTAAAGTTTTAATGACGATTCTCTATCACCTGCATTGTCTTTTTTTTCAGTAAATGCTTTAACCTTCTGCAAATCAACCAACTGTGCATGAGCTGACACAGTCAAAGCAGTTAAAATTAAAAAATATGCAAGATTCGTGATTCTCAATCTAAATCCTTCCTCAACACGCAAAACGCTGTTGCGAAGCCCGAGTCCACTCTTTCCTGCTATCGACTGATTTGGTAAATTATTGAGATTGATAATTTAAAAGAAGATATAACTATAAAATTTAATTAAAAATTTAAACTTTTTGAAATTTTGCTAAATCTGCAAGCATATGAATTTGGCCAAAAAGTGTGCTTTTAAAGTCGCTCAGTAGCAAACTCTCATTTTCTGAATGGGCGTTGGTGTAAGGGTCTTCAACTCCTACTAAAATTGCAGGAATCCCACCAAAAGTTTCGCTCAATGGCTGCACAAACGGAATAGTTGCGCCACATCCAATAAATTGCGCCGTATGCCCATATCCTTTTTCTAGCGACCGTGCGGCAATTTGATACACATCAGCGTTAGGGTTTGAAATTGCCCACCAATTGCTCGCCGACTCAGGGGTTACCTTTAAACGAAAACCTTTTGGACAATGGGCTTGAATGTGTTGCGTGAGTTTTTGCAATACATCTTGAGGTTGCATATCGGGTACAATACGAATAGAAACCCTTGCCCACGCAGCATCCTGAATAATATTACTCACCAGTTTTCTAGAACCACTTTGCACCGCATTGATGCTCAAAGAAGGGTAACGCCACAGACGCTCTGCAAAATTGTGTTCTGCATCTAAAAAAGACAATTCTTTTAATAACCCCGTTGCATTGCGAGCAATGGATTCCATTTTTAAACTTGCAAATTGTGATTTTTCAGAAGGAGTTAATGATTTTATCGAGTCTAAAATTCCTTTAACTTTAATATTACCTTGTTCATCTGTTAATGATGCCAAAATATGACTCAAAGCCACCACAGGATCTGGCAAAATTCCGCCCCATATTCCCGAATGCACAGGATGCTCCAATGCTTCGACTTCAATATCAACAGCAACTAAGCCACGCAATGCAGTTGTAATGCTTGGTATTCCAGAGTCAACATTGGCACAATCTGTCACAATAATTCCATCGGCTGTTAGTTTTTGTTTGTGCGCTTTTACAAATTGCGCCAAATGATGACTACCAATTTCTTCTTCTCCCTCAATAATAACTTTTACATTAACGGGAAGTTCTCCATGAGTTTTAAGGTATGCAGAAATTGCGGCAGTATGCGCAATAATCCCAGCTTTATCATCGGCAGTGCCTCTACCGTATAATCTGCCGTTTTTTTCTGTTGGTTCAAAAGGATGGGAGTTCCATTTTTCTTCACGACCAGGAGGCTGTACATCATGATGGGCATACAATAATAGTGTTGGCGCACCGGGCTTATGAAGCCAATCTGCATACACGTAAGGGTGCACCCCTTTTTGCAGCTCTAGAACTTCAACGTTTTCAAGACCCGCTTGCTCCAAAGTATGGGCTGTGGCTTCGGCGCTTAACTTTACAACATTGTCATCAAATCCTGCAAGACTCACGCTTGGAATTTTGACAAGCTTTTTTAAGACATCAAGCTCTTTGCTTAAGTTTTTTTCGCAATATTCAAGTGCTTTTTGTGTTGCTGGCGTTGGTGCTGTCACAAAAAGCGGCTCTCCTTTTTCGTTTGTACAACCACACGTCGCAGAATGATTATGATGAGATTGC
This region of Spirobacillus cienkowskii genomic DNA includes:
- a CDS encoding glycoside hydrolase family 57 protein produces the protein MVALSFYFEVHQPFRISDFRIQHIGSHKNYFNDASNKAIFEKVAKNCYWPAGLLIASLLKRHSNNFKVTFSITGTFLEQCSLYAPKLLELYQDILSLPNTEILCETSHHSLAALFDEEEFFKQIETQKKLIKKIFNRETTAFRNTELIYSNGIGKMVAKAGFHACLVEGWEPYLPNGWNSHHIFHHPEIPNLKLFPKSYKLSDDIAFRFSNKMWPSWPLTAEKYHFWLESLLDGNHECIGLFMDYETFGEHQWRDTGIFEFLDHFVAKIANDDRFEFLTISDVINKFPSRAAMDVSRPLSWADTERDLSAWLGNRIQYDAIEKVYKLKSNLELLNDMRLIEEWRKLLTSDHFYYMCIKWSNDGDVHKYFSPFDSPYEAYLNFVNIIEDLEMKCAEKLQVKTIGLEQSADEGNVSLGGKQECQKTTQVSRRQKTSWHALEKTLS
- a CDS encoding glycosyltransferase, yielding MKILMLGWEYPPIISGGLGTATEGIVKGLLEVGHEVTLVLPHFPVKVTLPKGLKIVSPENPFIMRKKLFNNFSNSLGNKKSRYESERLMSEINENYKDLLFNSHYDYSNKQIEFSEGHKKVIKKKFLKYVNSLYKNMNISDFVSEFRKLFIDKDSYQEKAYILGLLALNIFEQDSDYHVIHANDWMTFVAAKMVKEKIDIPLFVHIHSTELDRSGEINYNEKILQIEKMGLELADMIIAVSNYTKNIIVNNFKIPNSKIKVVYNANNTKHEINNFKQSLLSLENKVPIVTFVGRVTYQKGPYYFVQAAKKVLQFNSNVMFKVVGSGDLLVSMKQLVSELKLDKNFYFTGFLNSNEVKNILADSDVFVMPSVSEPFGIVALEAIAQKIPVIISKQSGVSEVLNHVLKVDFWDTDLIADRILSVLKYHCIKSEMIDYSLQDLSQRTWIKSAETLTAAYSEIPKS
- the glgP gene encoding alpha-glucan family phosphorylase, which produces MRTIQLHIRSSLPKNLEPLWDLARNVWWSWNINAINLFRRINPQKYEASGPCPLKLLNTLPSSTWESLKEDSGFLEHLDEVISEFKNYLEHGITKSHPNFKDSTIAYFSMEFGLHESIFLYSGGLGILSGDHLKTASDLSLPLIGVGLFYQEGYFRQSLNEAGWQNENYDMNDPFYLPMQLVTEATNKPLMIDVEIAGAKVFCQIWKLNVGRVPLYLLDTNVPDNPLDIRRITARLYAGGHETRIQQEIVLGIGGVKALTKMNIKPTVYHLNEGHSAFLTLARISQYVQNGLSWNEALVAIKGTQVFTVHTPVPAGNDVFSMQMLEKYLGSTQLTYGIPEVEFYNLGRSPENSSEFSMPVFALRTSGHRNGVSQLHKMVSKKIWKPLWPNLLEHEIPIKGITNGVHTRTWLCNEFVELFDFYLGKGWDAKLTDPVIWKRVENIPNIELWNAHITRKSRLISSISKSNLDAEYLTIGFARRFASYKRGHLIFKNINRLKKIILNSEKPVQLIIAGKAHPQDTLGKEIIQRVVESINKENLQSRVVFLENYDMHIALKLVRGVDIWLNTPIRMLEASGTSGMKIAINGGLNFSILDGWWDEAYTPDLGWCIGSRNEALSDQSRDEHDANHLYDLLEKEIIPLYYSAKIPQQWISKMKKSIATLTPQFSAQRMLLEYVHTSYLPANKFYENWSIDSDSQKQSLKTHIQNLNLLKEKWSEVEISRTEIKPSDTVIVGEKVTLQIEIHSPFPDNWLEISLILENSDNNGTLFEKRDFQLKFMESDLSHKIFIYAIDLETVNPEIRTYTIRVCPNPTIFPEHLDLNLVAR
- the tmk gene encoding dTMP kinase — protein: MAFIVFEGGEGVGKSTQIDRLFKALQHKHKACCRTREPGGTPFAENIRGLFKTIDAHSDAPLPLTELLLIAAARHQHIQKLIKPELNKGTIVLCDRFVDSTYVYQNIVGGVSKQVVDDILGVVLDEICPDLTFVFTATLENSLARIHKEKSRVSDRLDSYDESVHAAIHKGYFTVFDTPYAYPSGKVPHRILVDANASIEQVFDVIQSAVAQHLGINL